A genomic stretch from Burkholderiales bacterium includes:
- a CDS encoding type II toxin-antitoxin system Phd/YefM family antitoxin translates to MPKVNIHDAKTHFSRYVEEAAQGKEIVIAKAGKPVARIAPLAAIKIPRKLGLLDGKARIPDDFNAPLPDEVLAEFLGGE, encoded by the coding sequence ATGCCGAAGGTCAACATTCACGACGCCAAGACCCATTTCTCTCGCTACGTCGAAGAGGCCGCGCAGGGCAAGGAGATCGTCATCGCCAAGGCCGGCAAGCCGGTCGCGCGCATCGCGCCGCTCGCGGCAATCAAGATCCCGCGCAAGCTTGGGCTGCTCGATGGCAAGGCCCGCATCCCGGACGACTTCAATGCCCCGCTGCCGGATGAGGTACTCGCGGAGTTCCTCGGCGGCGAGTGA
- a CDS encoding type II toxin-antitoxin system VapC family toxin produces the protein MRILLDTHLLLWAMAASRKLPRAVRAQLLDPGNEIYYSAASLWEIAIKSGLRRKDFRIDIEALLAALRESGFVELPITALHAAGVAKLPPVHKDPFDRLLVAQSMAEPMTLLTNDATLGDYWDGVKVV, from the coding sequence ATGCGCATCCTGCTCGACACCCACCTGTTGTTGTGGGCGATGGCGGCGAGCCGGAAGCTCCCGCGCGCCGTGCGCGCGCAACTGCTCGATCCGGGCAACGAGATCTACTACAGCGCGGCGAGCCTCTGGGAGATCGCGATCAAGAGCGGCCTGCGACGCAAGGACTTCCGCATCGACATCGAGGCGCTGCTGGCAGCACTTCGGGAATCGGGTTTTGTCGAATTGCCGATCACCGCGCTGCACGCCGCCGGGGTGGCGAAGCTGCCTCCGGTCCACAAGGACCCCTTCGACCGCCTGCTGGTGGCGCAGAGCATGGCTGAACCGATGACGCTTCTCACCAACGACGCCACGCTGGGTGATTACTGGGACGGCGTGAAGGTTGTCTGA